A single genomic interval of Lathyrus oleraceus cultivar Zhongwan6 chromosome 7, CAAS_Psat_ZW6_1.0, whole genome shotgun sequence harbors:
- the LOC127101523 gene encoding transcription factor bHLH122 isoform X1: MESDLQQHPTMFLDHQNHHHQPQMNSGLTRFKSAPSSYFSNIIDKEFYEHLFNRPSSPETERVFARFMNSLSGSGSGGGGGDAESASVAVAVAAGDDDSLTQDLLTVQQQLPIVKEEIEQQSQTLTSMNNETLDLQQLQRQPSNMNNYGSSGPQKSYQSSGRPPLPNQMKTGRGSCSNLIRHGSSPAGLFSNINIETGFAVMRGIGTIGAANSTSIEANFSSSAARLKNASAPNYSAVLGGEIGNCSNPQNNLESEGFAETRGNDFIPGFPLVSTWEDTAMISDNITGLKRYRDDDDVKPFSTGLNAAENKVNETGGQTPATPLAHQTSMPNTTAELAAIEKFLQLSDSVPCKIRAKRGCATHPRSIAERVRRTKISERMRKLQDLVPNMDKQTNTSDMLDLAVEYIKDLQKQVETLSQNRAKCTCSHHQ, from the exons ATGGAGTCAGATCTTCAGCAGCATCCAACTATGTTTCTTGatcatcaaaatcatcatcacCAGCCTCAAATGAATTCCGGGTTAACTCGGTTTAAATCTGCACCAAGTTCATATTTTTCTAATATTATTGATAAAGAGTTCTATGAGCATCTTTTTAACCGACCTTCAAGTCCTGAAACGGAACGAGTTTTTGCTCGGTTTATGAATAGTCTTAGTGGTAGTGGTAGTGGTGGTGGCGGTGGTGATGCTGAAAGTGCTTCTGTTGCGGTTGCTGTAGCTGCTGGAGATGATGATTCGCTGACTCAGGATCTATTAACTGTTCAACAACAGCTTCCTATAGTTAAGGAAGAGATTGAGCAACAATCTCAAACTTTGACATCAATGAATAATGAAACTTTGGATCTTCAACAGCTTCAACGACAACCAAGTAATATGAATAATTATGGATCCTCTGGTCCTCAGAAATCTTACCAAAGTTCTGGAAGACCACCTTTGCCAAATCAAATGAAGACTGGTAGAGGAAGCTGTTCCAATCTTATTAGACATGGTAGTTCACCTGCTGGATTGTTTTCAAACATTAACATTGAAACTG GTTTTGCTGTTATGAGAGGTATTGGAACGATTGGAGCTGCTAACAGCACTAGCATAGAAGCAAATTTCTCTTCTTCTGCAGCGCGGTTAAAGAATGCGAGTGCTCCGAACTACTCAGCAGTGTTAGGAGGTGAAATCGGGAATTGTAGCAATCCACAAAATAATCTAGAATCGGAAGGTTTTGCTGAAACCCGGGGCAATGATTTTATCCCGGGTTTCCCTTTAGTTTCTACATGGGAGGATACTGCAATGATATCGGACAATATTACCGGTCTAAAAAGATACAGAGATGATGACGATGTAAAACCGTTTTCTACCGGTTTAAATGCGGCTGAAAATAAGGTA AATGAAACAGGAGGCCAGACTCCCGCCACTCCTTTGGCTCATCAGACGAGTATGCCTAATACCACGGCGGAATTGGCAGCCATTGAGAAGTTTTTACAGTTGTCAGATTCTGTTCCATGCAAAATCCGCGCCAAGCGCGGCTGCGCCACTCACCCGAGAAGCATTGCAGAAAGG GTCAGAAGAACTAAAATTAGCGAGCGAATGAGGAAACTACAAGATCTGGTGCCAAACATGGATAAG CAAACAAACACATCAGATATGTTGGACTTAGCTGTTGAGTACATTAAAGACCTACAAAAACAAGTTGAG ACTCTTTCACAAAATCGAGCTAAGTGCACGTGTTCACATCACCAATGA
- the LOC127101523 gene encoding transcription factor bHLH122 isoform X2: MESDLQQHPTMFLDHQNHHHQPQMNSGLTRFKSAPSSYFSNIIDKEFYEHLFNRPSSPETERVFARFMNSLSGSGSGGGGGDAESASVAVAVAAGDDDSLTQDLLTVQQQLPIVKEEIEQQSQTLTSMNNETLDLQQLQRQPSNMNNYGSSGPQKSYQSSGRPPLPNQMKTGRGSCSNLIRHGSSPAGLFSNINIETGFAVMRGIGTIGAANSTSIEANFSSSAARLKNASAPNYSAVLGGEIGNCSNPQNNLESEGFAETRGNDFIPGFPLVSTWEDTAMISDNITGLKRYRDDDDVKPFSTGLNAAENKNETGGQTPATPLAHQTSMPNTTAELAAIEKFLQLSDSVPCKIRAKRGCATHPRSIAERVRRTKISERMRKLQDLVPNMDKQTNTSDMLDLAVEYIKDLQKQVETLSQNRAKCTCSHHQ; the protein is encoded by the exons ATGGAGTCAGATCTTCAGCAGCATCCAACTATGTTTCTTGatcatcaaaatcatcatcacCAGCCTCAAATGAATTCCGGGTTAACTCGGTTTAAATCTGCACCAAGTTCATATTTTTCTAATATTATTGATAAAGAGTTCTATGAGCATCTTTTTAACCGACCTTCAAGTCCTGAAACGGAACGAGTTTTTGCTCGGTTTATGAATAGTCTTAGTGGTAGTGGTAGTGGTGGTGGCGGTGGTGATGCTGAAAGTGCTTCTGTTGCGGTTGCTGTAGCTGCTGGAGATGATGATTCGCTGACTCAGGATCTATTAACTGTTCAACAACAGCTTCCTATAGTTAAGGAAGAGATTGAGCAACAATCTCAAACTTTGACATCAATGAATAATGAAACTTTGGATCTTCAACAGCTTCAACGACAACCAAGTAATATGAATAATTATGGATCCTCTGGTCCTCAGAAATCTTACCAAAGTTCTGGAAGACCACCTTTGCCAAATCAAATGAAGACTGGTAGAGGAAGCTGTTCCAATCTTATTAGACATGGTAGTTCACCTGCTGGATTGTTTTCAAACATTAACATTGAAACTG GTTTTGCTGTTATGAGAGGTATTGGAACGATTGGAGCTGCTAACAGCACTAGCATAGAAGCAAATTTCTCTTCTTCTGCAGCGCGGTTAAAGAATGCGAGTGCTCCGAACTACTCAGCAGTGTTAGGAGGTGAAATCGGGAATTGTAGCAATCCACAAAATAATCTAGAATCGGAAGGTTTTGCTGAAACCCGGGGCAATGATTTTATCCCGGGTTTCCCTTTAGTTTCTACATGGGAGGATACTGCAATGATATCGGACAATATTACCGGTCTAAAAAGATACAGAGATGATGACGATGTAAAACCGTTTTCTACCGGTTTAAATGCGGCTGAAAATAAG AATGAAACAGGAGGCCAGACTCCCGCCACTCCTTTGGCTCATCAGACGAGTATGCCTAATACCACGGCGGAATTGGCAGCCATTGAGAAGTTTTTACAGTTGTCAGATTCTGTTCCATGCAAAATCCGCGCCAAGCGCGGCTGCGCCACTCACCCGAGAAGCATTGCAGAAAGG GTCAGAAGAACTAAAATTAGCGAGCGAATGAGGAAACTACAAGATCTGGTGCCAAACATGGATAAG CAAACAAACACATCAGATATGTTGGACTTAGCTGTTGAGTACATTAAAGACCTACAAAAACAAGTTGAG ACTCTTTCACAAAATCGAGCTAAGTGCACGTGTTCACATCACCAATGA